A stretch of the Orcinus orca chromosome 1, mOrcOrc1.1, whole genome shotgun sequence genome encodes the following:
- the TMCC2 gene encoding transmembrane and coiled-coil domains protein 2 isoform X4, whose amino-acid sequence MAAAEPGSSGTPARRPRLSLASPALPRDCDPGGLAQPAESWGLRAPGTPTPARLWETVPTQVDKGDLAALSLPGGPGHGDADGPISLDVPDGAPDPQRTKAAIDHLHQKILKITEQIKIEQEARDDNVAEYLKLANNADKQQVSRIKQVFEKKNQKSAQTIAQLHKKLEHYRRRLKEIEQNGPSRQPKDVLRDMQQGLKDVGANMRAGISGFGGGVVEGVKGSLSGLSQATHTAVVSKPREFASLIRNKFGSADNIAHLKDPLDDGPPEEAARALSGSATLVSSPKYGSDDECSSASASSAGAGSNSGAGPAAALGSPKSNMLYGAPGNMDAVLEELREIKEGQSHLEDSMEDLKAQLQRDYTYMTQCLQEERYRYERLEEQLNDLTELHQNEMTNLKQELASMEEKVAYQSYERARDIQEAVESCLTRVTKLELQQQQQQVVQLEGVENANARALLGKFINVILALMAVLLVFVSTLANFITPLMKTRLRITSTALLVLVLFLLWKHWDSLTYLLQHVLLPS is encoded by the exons ATGGCGGCTGCAGAGCCTGGGAGCTCCGGCACACCTGCTCGCAGACCCCGGCTTTCCTTGGCAAGCCCAGCGCTGCCCAGGGACTGTGATCCCGGGGGCCTGGCACAGCCTGCAGAAAGCTGGGGCCTCAGGGCCCCTGGTACCCCAACACCAGCACGGCTTTGGGAAACGGTACCTACACAG GTCGACAAGGGGGACCTCGCGGCCCTGAGCCTCCCTGGCGGCCCTGGCCACGGTGACGCCGATGGCCCCATCAGCCTGGACGTGCCGGACGGGGCCCCGGACCCCCAGCGGACCAAGGCCGCCATCGACCACCTGCACCAGAAGATCCTGAAGATCACAGAGCAGATCAAGATCGAGCAGGAGGCGCGGGACGACAACGTGGCAGAGTACCTGAAGCTGGCCAACAACGCCGACAAGCAGCAGGTGTCCCGCATCAAGCAGGTGTTCGAGAAGAAGAACCAGAAGTCGGCCCAGACCATCGCCCAGCTGCACAAGAAGCTGGAGCACTACCGCCGGCGCCTGAAGGAGATCGAGCAGAACGGGCCGTCGCGGCAGCCCAAGGATGTGCTGCGGGACATGCAGCAGGGCCTGAAGGACGTGGGCGCCAACATGCGCGCCGGCATCAGCGGCTTTGGGGGTGGCGTGGTGGAGGGCGTGAAGGGCAGCCTCTCCGGCCTCTCACAGGCCACCCACACCGCTGTGGTGTCCAAGCCCCGGGAGTTCGCCAGCCTCATCCGGAACAAGTTTGGCAGCGCTGACAACATCGCCCACCTGAAGGACCCTCTGGACGACGGGCCCCCCGAGGAGGCGGCCCGGGCGCTGAGCGGCAGTGCCACGCTCGTGTCCAGCCCCAAGTACGGCAGCGACGATGAGTGCTCCAGCGCTAGCGCCAGCTCGGCTGGGGCGGGCAGCAACTCGGGGGCCGGGCCCGCTGCGGCGCTGGGGAGCCCCAAGTCGAACATGCTGTACGGCGCCCCCGGAAACATGGATGCCGTGCTGGAAGAGCTGCGGGAGATCAAGGAGGGCCAGTCCCACCTGGAGGACTCGATGGAGGACCTGAAGGCTCAGCTGCAGAGGGACTACACCTACATGACCCAGTGCCTGCAGGAGGAGCGCTACAG GTATGAGCGGCTGGAGGAGCAGCTCAACGACCTGACCGAGCTTCACCAGAATGAGATGACCAACCTGAAGCAGGAGCTGGCCAGCATGGAGGAGAAGGTGGCCTACCAGTCCTACGAAAGGGCCCGGGACATCCAG GAGGCTGTGGAGTCTTGCCTGACCCGGGTCACCaagctggagctgcagcagcaacagcagcaggtGGTGCAGCTGGAGGGCGTGGAGAACGCCAACGCACGGGCGCTGCTGGGCAAGTTCATCAACGTGATCCTGGCGCTCATGGCCGTGCTGCTGGTGTTCGTGTCCACTCTCGCCAACTTCATCACACCACTCATGAAGACCCGCCTGCGCATCACCAGCACTGCCCTCCTGGTCCtcgtcctcttcctcctctggaagcaCTGGGACTCCCTCACCTACCTCCTGCAGCACGTGCTACTGCCTAGCTGA
- the TMCC2 gene encoding transmembrane and coiled-coil domains protein 2 isoform X6, producing MQQGLKDVGANMRAGISGFGGGVVEGVKGSLSGLSQATHTAVVSKPREFASLIRNKFGSADNIAHLKDPLDDGPPEEAARALSGSATLVSSPKYGSDDECSSASASSAGAGSNSGAGPAAALGSPKSNMLYGAPGNMDAVLEELREIKEGQSHLEDSMEDLKAQLQRDYTYMTQCLQEERYRYERLEEQLNDLTELHQNEMTNLKQELASMEEKVAYQSYERARDIQEAVESCLTRVTKLELQQQQQQVVQLEGVENANARALLGKFINVILALMAVLLVFVSTLANFITPLMKTRLRITSTALLVLVLFLLWKHWDSLTYLLQHVLLPS from the exons ATGCAGCAGGGCCTGAAGGACGTGGGCGCCAACATGCGCGCCGGCATCAGCGGCTTTGGGGGTGGCGTGGTGGAGGGCGTGAAGGGCAGCCTCTCCGGCCTCTCACAGGCCACCCACACCGCTGTGGTGTCCAAGCCCCGGGAGTTCGCCAGCCTCATCCGGAACAAGTTTGGCAGCGCTGACAACATCGCCCACCTGAAGGACCCTCTGGACGACGGGCCCCCCGAGGAGGCGGCCCGGGCGCTGAGCGGCAGTGCCACGCTCGTGTCCAGCCCCAAGTACGGCAGCGACGATGAGTGCTCCAGCGCTAGCGCCAGCTCGGCTGGGGCGGGCAGCAACTCGGGGGCCGGGCCCGCTGCGGCGCTGGGGAGCCCCAAGTCGAACATGCTGTACGGCGCCCCCGGAAACATGGATGCCGTGCTGGAAGAGCTGCGGGAGATCAAGGAGGGCCAGTCCCACCTGGAGGACTCGATGGAGGACCTGAAGGCTCAGCTGCAGAGGGACTACACCTACATGACCCAGTGCCTGCAGGAGGAGCGCTACAG GTATGAGCGGCTGGAGGAGCAGCTCAACGACCTGACCGAGCTTCACCAGAATGAGATGACCAACCTGAAGCAGGAGCTGGCCAGCATGGAGGAGAAGGTGGCCTACCAGTCCTACGAAAGGGCCCGGGACATCCAG GAGGCTGTGGAGTCTTGCCTGACCCGGGTCACCaagctggagctgcagcagcaacagcagcaggtGGTGCAGCTGGAGGGCGTGGAGAACGCCAACGCACGGGCGCTGCTGGGCAAGTTCATCAACGTGATCCTGGCGCTCATGGCCGTGCTGCTGGTGTTCGTGTCCACTCTCGCCAACTTCATCACACCACTCATGAAGACCCGCCTGCGCATCACCAGCACTGCCCTCCTGGTCCtcgtcctcttcctcctctggaagcaCTGGGACTCCCTCACCTACCTCCTGCAGCACGTGCTACTGCCTAGCTGA
- the TMCC2 gene encoding transmembrane and coiled-coil domains protein 2 isoform X5: protein MKSKEEETAVDKGDLAALSLPGGPGHGDADGPISLDVPDGAPDPQRTKAAIDHLHQKILKITEQIKIEQEARDDNVAEYLKLANNADKQQVSRIKQVFEKKNQKSAQTIAQLHKKLEHYRRRLKEIEQNGPSRQPKDVLRDMQQGLKDVGANMRAGISGFGGGVVEGVKGSLSGLSQATHTAVVSKPREFASLIRNKFGSADNIAHLKDPLDDGPPEEAARALSGSATLVSSPKYGSDDECSSASASSAGAGSNSGAGPAAALGSPKSNMLYGAPGNMDAVLEELREIKEGQSHLEDSMEDLKAQLQRDYTYMTQCLQEERYRYERLEEQLNDLTELHQNEMTNLKQELASMEEKVAYQSYERARDIQEAVESCLTRVTKLELQQQQQQVVQLEGVENANARALLGKFINVILALMAVLLVFVSTLANFITPLMKTRLRITSTALLVLVLFLLWKHWDSLTYLLQHVLLPS from the exons AGAGACGGCT GTCGACAAGGGGGACCTCGCGGCCCTGAGCCTCCCTGGCGGCCCTGGCCACGGTGACGCCGATGGCCCCATCAGCCTGGACGTGCCGGACGGGGCCCCGGACCCCCAGCGGACCAAGGCCGCCATCGACCACCTGCACCAGAAGATCCTGAAGATCACAGAGCAGATCAAGATCGAGCAGGAGGCGCGGGACGACAACGTGGCAGAGTACCTGAAGCTGGCCAACAACGCCGACAAGCAGCAGGTGTCCCGCATCAAGCAGGTGTTCGAGAAGAAGAACCAGAAGTCGGCCCAGACCATCGCCCAGCTGCACAAGAAGCTGGAGCACTACCGCCGGCGCCTGAAGGAGATCGAGCAGAACGGGCCGTCGCGGCAGCCCAAGGATGTGCTGCGGGACATGCAGCAGGGCCTGAAGGACGTGGGCGCCAACATGCGCGCCGGCATCAGCGGCTTTGGGGGTGGCGTGGTGGAGGGCGTGAAGGGCAGCCTCTCCGGCCTCTCACAGGCCACCCACACCGCTGTGGTGTCCAAGCCCCGGGAGTTCGCCAGCCTCATCCGGAACAAGTTTGGCAGCGCTGACAACATCGCCCACCTGAAGGACCCTCTGGACGACGGGCCCCCCGAGGAGGCGGCCCGGGCGCTGAGCGGCAGTGCCACGCTCGTGTCCAGCCCCAAGTACGGCAGCGACGATGAGTGCTCCAGCGCTAGCGCCAGCTCGGCTGGGGCGGGCAGCAACTCGGGGGCCGGGCCCGCTGCGGCGCTGGGGAGCCCCAAGTCGAACATGCTGTACGGCGCCCCCGGAAACATGGATGCCGTGCTGGAAGAGCTGCGGGAGATCAAGGAGGGCCAGTCCCACCTGGAGGACTCGATGGAGGACCTGAAGGCTCAGCTGCAGAGGGACTACACCTACATGACCCAGTGCCTGCAGGAGGAGCGCTACAG GTATGAGCGGCTGGAGGAGCAGCTCAACGACCTGACCGAGCTTCACCAGAATGAGATGACCAACCTGAAGCAGGAGCTGGCCAGCATGGAGGAGAAGGTGGCCTACCAGTCCTACGAAAGGGCCCGGGACATCCAG GAGGCTGTGGAGTCTTGCCTGACCCGGGTCACCaagctggagctgcagcagcaacagcagcaggtGGTGCAGCTGGAGGGCGTGGAGAACGCCAACGCACGGGCGCTGCTGGGCAAGTTCATCAACGTGATCCTGGCGCTCATGGCCGTGCTGCTGGTGTTCGTGTCCACTCTCGCCAACTTCATCACACCACTCATGAAGACCCGCCTGCGCATCACCAGCACTGCCCTCCTGGTCCtcgtcctcttcctcctctggaagcaCTGGGACTCCCTCACCTACCTCCTGCAGCACGTGCTACTGCCTAGCTGA